The following coding sequences lie in one Arachis hypogaea cultivar Tifrunner chromosome 4, arahy.Tifrunner.gnm2.J5K5, whole genome shotgun sequence genomic window:
- the LOC112796943 gene encoding uncharacterized protein has product MSTVSSLTGFSSAFSFTMFQHGSWCTPPHHHACSWSSVDSLCYWNSSSQRGSLSCCRDLSSVSVTITVTLSSDSFPENENLILLGCGSASIDLLATVAAYPKPDEKIRSTSFKVEGGGNAANALTCAARLGLKPRLISKVADDTHGRAIIDELQADGVDMSFIVVSEEGTSPFTYIIVDSQTLEQLLVSLES; this is encoded by the exons ATGTCAACTGTTAGCTCACTTACTGGATTCAGCAGTGCGTTCTCCTTCACTATGTTCCAGCATGGTTCGTGGTGCACACCACCACACCACCACGCCTGTTCGTGGAGCAGTGTGGATTCTTTGTGTTACTGGAATTCCAGCAG TCAACGAGGCTCTCTTAGCTGTTGCAGAGATTTGAGTTCAGTGTCCGTTACAATTACCGTTACCCTGTCCTCCGATTcctttcctgaaaatgaaaacCTCATCCTT TTAGGGTGTGGATCAGCGTCAATTGATTTGTTGGCCACTGTTGCTGCTTATCCTAAACCTGATGAAAAAATAAGAAGCACTTCATTCAAG GTTGAAGGAGGTGGCAATGCAGCAAATGCTCTAACCTGTGCTGCTCGCTTGGGACTCAAGCCAAGGCTTATATCCAAG GTTGCAGATGACACTCATGGCAGGGCCATAATAGATGAATTACAGGCTGATGGTGTTGATatgtcttttatagtg GTATCCGAGGAAGGGACTTCACCATTTACTTATATCATTGTGGACAGTCAAAC TCTGGAGCAATTATTGGTCTCTCTGGAATCTTAA